In Anolis carolinensis isolate JA03-04 chromosome 4, rAnoCar3.1.pri, whole genome shotgun sequence, the genomic window CTTGGTTTACAGCTGCAAGTGGTAGAAAATACTCCGTTGACTACTTTTTCCTTCTGAATTCATGTGAATACCTAAAACAGCCACACTATTTTTATACCTACACAACTTACCTTTTAGCTCAATAACCTTGGACATAGATGGGTATTTCCAGACTACAAGTTGATTCTGGGCAAAGCCATGAGCAGACACAAGTTCCTTGTAGTTTGTAGACCAGAGTACTGCACACACCTGGAAGGGCAAGAAAAAGCCAGTTGATACGACAGCAGCTATTCAGACAGCAATTGTGTCAATATAAGTGACATCTCAAGAGAGTATGTTGGAGTATTCACAGCTTTCTATTTTGTCTTACTTGGGACTGAGCATCTACTTCATTGAGGCAGGTACCAGAGCAGATATTCCATATCCTAATGTGCCGGTCACTTGTTCCTCCTCCTGTTGCTAGCACATTGCTCTGCCATGGACTCCAAGCCACAGCCTAAAGGAGAGAgatataaaaaaatatattataaacatGTCAACTTTCCCTGTTGCCATCAGTGCAAATGCTGCCTACATGCACAACAACCTGCTCACCTTGACAGCTCCTTGATGCTGTGTGAAGGTCTGTACAGGATGTAGAGAGGCACTGTCCCCTTGAGTGGCTGGCCAGATGTTTACTAAGTTGTCGTTCCCCCCACTGGCTAAGTAGCGGCCGTCAGGTGCCCACTTTAGCCCACATACTTCTTGCGTATGGCCAGCCAGCGTTGCCACATGATGCTGTGCCACACGAACATCATGGTGATGGATATGACCAGTTCTTGACCCACTGTGAAATGGTAGAGTAAAATGTCATAGTAAGCAAAGTACATCAAGAGATAGAGAACACCCGGTGCCAATCTCCCTTTATCAGGAAATTAGAGAAGCTGTCTTTCTCTCCACTCCCAGTAATCATTGAAGGTACTTCACAAAAGATTATTTGTGCATACCTGGACAAAATATAGTTGTTCCAACTCAGAGAGCTCACACGGGATGAGTGACTGACCATGTTTCGCAGACGCTTGTTGTGCTGGATGTCCCATAACTAGAACCAATATCACAAGCAGTTAGTACTCTTAATCTTGCTTTACATATTGTGTTTTGAGTCAAGAACACAGTAAGATTATCCCGATCGCCCCTAGTATACTTACACAGTGAACATATGAGAACCTGAAAAACTCAGCTATGGTCATCAAGGGAACTagttatacaggttgagtatcccttatccaaagatCTTGGGGACAGAagtgtttcagatttttttttgaatattggcatgtacataatgagatattttgaatATCATGTCTTCTGCCATTTGTTAATGGGCAAGCAGGAATATTGCAGCCACCACCTTGAAGATGAAAGCAGACTGCTGGTTGCAAAAAGTTAAAAAGGGGGTGAGATACCAGATTTCTGGTTTAGGGGTGCTCAAACTCTTGATTCCAACCGAAATTTTACTAGCCATCATTCCTAAAACTGGTCAGAAGAAGGAAAAGACCTGGGAACATTAACTATGCTCACTTTACTCCTGCTCCATTTAACTGCCAATTGATTAGGACCCTAATATATAAaccactctatatatatatatatatatatatatatatatatatatatatatatatatatatatatatatattgtggtttATATATTAGGGTCCTAATCAATTGGCAGTTAAATGGAGCAGGAGTAAAGTGAGCATAGTTAATGTTCCCAGGTCTTTTCCTTCTTCTGACCAGTTTTAGGAATGATGGCTAGTAAAATTTCGGTTGGAATCCCAAATTTTATATTGGGATAAATCCCAGAAAGACTCATTTCTCTCACCTGGACCTCTGCGTTACTTGTGCCAATTGCAAGGTAGTTTCCCTCTTTGATCCATGACACAGAGGAGATGTAGTCATCTGGGTGCTCCAATTGCAATAGCTGGATTATTTCTCGGGAATCATAATGCCATAGATAGAGGGTTTTATCCAAAGCCACCGCAAGGAAGTTGAGGGAGCTCCAGTCAATGAGGTTAAGATCTAAACAAGAGACACAGCACACTAGTGTCAgtaccttttccttccttttctcaccCTCACTGCACAAATCAATATCAAAAACAAATACAGGCagtttccaagttacaaacatcagatttGCAAACTACTCAtatttaagaacaggggtgaggcaATAGGAAGTGAgcaaaatctaccccttggaagggaaattcactcctggaagagttatcatggggaaaaggggtctccactgaagctctctcaccaatccttgtttccacaagccaaaatgttcaaaatcctattatcacaggggtagaaaatgaggtgaaatcttctgaacaaggacccagacagcaaaacaaacacaagggtattaacccttccctatgatattcaactcatgtatatatatatgtatatgtgtgtttttagacttcagctagaatatgaatatatatatatatacacacacacacagtagagtctcacttatccaagcctcgtttatccaagcctctggattatccaagccatttttgtagtcaatgttttcaatatatcatgatattatggtgctaaattcataaatacagtaattataacattactgcat contains:
- the cdc20 gene encoding cell division cycle protein 20 homolog — its product is MAQFLFESDLHGLLKLDAPIPNAPPARWQRKAKEAAATSMGSVPDVTAPSPMKPANRPRSTSKTPSKTPGKSSSKGQNTPSKTGGDRYIPNRSAMQMDVANFLLTKEDSSDETPTKKEHQKAWAMNLNGFDVEEAKVLRLSGKPQNAPEGYQNNLKVLYSQKNTPGSTRKNTRYISSMSDRILDAPDIRNDYYLNLIDWSSLNFLAVALDKTLYLWHYDSREIIQLLQLEHPDDYISSVSWIKEGNYLAIGTSNAEVQLWDIQHNKRLRNMVSHSSRVSSLSWNNYILSSGSRTGHIHHHDVRVAQHHVATLAGHTQEVCGLKWAPDGRYLASGGNDNLVNIWPATQGDSASLHPVQTFTQHQGAVKAVAWSPWQSNVLATGGGTSDRHIRIWNICSGTCLNEVDAQSQVCAVLWSTNYKELVSAHGFAQNQLVVWKYPSMSKVIELKGHTARVLSLTMSPDGSTVASAAADETLRLWRCFELDPTKKKEKDSNTKSSIIHQGIR